In a genomic window of Brassica rapa cultivar Chiifu-401-42 chromosome A10, CAAS_Brap_v3.01, whole genome shotgun sequence:
- the LOC103847033 gene encoding uncharacterized protein LOC103847033: MKRFERPRTSITSKPRTSSSLAKKDQKQQPTSKANGVKPLNAAQLVSRVLDATASDPSTLTLNDSTTGSESSEVYDNVNLHYMDDANEKPRNDETLMMDYGDESGTETNNDGSVSSSQGGDVFSLEDKKKSEKPSRVPKSRSSQDIIPLASKGRTNAGSVRSRSNTFHGTARKTVRSSKSQAKDLSDLTSYRSSSESKKTYSPEAVDDTSFEDAKEDDKFEDALNNNTESDNDNEAPVDKEDKGNEVLTQKIGTLESRIEQLEEELREVATLEMSLYSVFPEHGSSEHELHRPARDLSRLYALARKNQNENKLISVAKNIASGLYLVLKSCGSDVSRLTFWLSNTIMLREIISYEFGSPNLNGSNRLEEDWTDVRTLLTALRRVESFLFTKTVGSIWSQVMMVHMKPQGVGSTKAEMMGNFSEPATCDRLQESFSVNLWRKAFEEALQRLCPVQEACGCLHVLTRMVMEQCIARLDVAMFNAILRESAHQIPTDPDSDPICDPRVLPIPAGVLSFESGVKLKNTVGFWSRLLTDIFEIDDDHSAARVDETFKPFHLLNELSDLLMLPKEMLVDSSTRDEVCPSIGLSLIKRILCNFTPDEFCPYPVPGSVLEELNMQSITESRTSSGGEATRNFPRQVDPVQYCLPSSAQLTDMVAEFSDNLKVSMIQNIAYNNEEVEISRSPPYYKIIKGVEEKDNLSFSPTNERYRLLGEI, translated from the exons atgaaaaGATTCGAGAGGCCAAGAACTTCAATTACCTCAAAGCCAAGAACCAGTTCTAGTTTAGCAAAGAAAGATCAGAAACAGCAGCCCACTAGCAAAGCCAATGGAGTCAAACCTCTCAATGCTGCTCAGCTTGTTTCAAGAGTTCTAGATGCAACTGCTTCTGATCCTTCTACACTCACTCTAAATGATTCAACAACTGGATCCGAGTCTTCTGAAGTCTATGACAATGTCAATCTTCATTACATGGACGATGCCAACGAGAAGCCAAGGAATGACGAGACTCTGATGATGGACTACGGTGACGAATCAGGAACCGAAACAAACAATGATGGTTCTGTCTCTTCTTCTCAAGGAGGTGATGTGTTTTCCCTTGAAGATAAGAAGAAGTCAGAAAAGCCTTCTAGGGTTCCTAAAAGCAGAAGCTCTCAGGATATAATACCCTTAGCATCAAAGGGACGTACCAATGCCGGTTCGGTTAGATCTCGATCCAACACCTTCCACGGCACTGCTAGAAAGACCGTTAGATCCAGTAAGAGTCAGGCAAAAGATTTGTCTGATCTCACTTCTTATAGAAGCAGCTCTGAGAGTAAGAAGACTTACTCTCCTGAAGCGGTTGATGACACTTCTTTTGAGGATGCAAAAGAAGATGACAAGTTTGAAGATGCGTTGAATAATAACACTGAAAGTGACAATGACAATGAAGCACCTGTGGACAAGGAAGACAAAGGGAATGAAGTCTTGACTCAAAAGATTGGGACGTTGGAGTCTCGAATAGAGCAACTTGAAGAAGAGCTGAGAGAGGTGGCTACTCTTGAGATGTCTCTCTACTCTGTGTTTCCAGAGCATGGGAGCTCAGAACACGAGCTGCACAGACCTGCACGTGACCTTTCTAGACTCTACGCACTTGCTAGAAAGAATCAGAATGAAAACAAGTTGATCTCAGTAGCCAAAAACATTGCTTCTGGTCTTTACTTGGTGTTGAAGTCATGTGGAAGCGATGTATCTAG GTTAACTTTCTGGTTGTCCAACACTATCATGTTGAGAGAGATTATTTCATATGAGTTTGGTAGCCCAAATCTAAATGGATCTAACCGGCTTGAAGAAGATTGGACAGATGTTAGAACTTTGTTAACTGCACTAAGAAGAGTTGAATCatttttattcacaaaaacTGTTGGATCCATATGGTCACAG GTGATGATGGTTCATATGAAACCTCAAGGAGTAGGCTCAACAAAGGCTGAGATGATGGGGAATTTTTCAGAGCCAGCAACATGTGACCGTTTACAAGAGAGCTTTTCTGTAAACCTATGGAGAAAAGCTTTTGAGGAGGCTCTTCAACGGCTGTGTCCTGTTCAAGAAGCATGTGGTTGTTTGCATGTGTTGACAAGAATG GTTATGGAGCAATGCATTGCAAGACTTGATGTGGCTATGTTCAATGCCATTCTCCGTGAGTCTGCTCATCAGATACCAACTGATCCTGACTCTGATCCCATTTGTGACCCAAGAGTTCTCCCAATTCCAGCAGGCGTTTTGAGCTTTGAATCTGGCGTTAAACTAAAAAACACG GTTGGCTTCTGGTCAAGATTGCTTACAGACATCTTTGAGATCGATGATGATCATTCTGCGGCAAGAGTAGATGAGACATTTAAGCCTTTCCACTTGCTCAATGAACTGAGCGATCTCCTTATGCTTCCAAAAGAAATGCTTGTAGACAGTTCCACCAGAGATGAG GTCTGTCCATCAATTGGTCTGAGTTTAATAAAAAGAATCTTATGCAACTTCACCCCAGATGAGTTCTGTCCATACCCTGTCCCAGGAAGTGTTCTTGAGGAGCTCAACATGCAG AGCATAACTGAGAGTAGAACCTCATCAGGAGGAGAGGCAACTAGAAACTTTCCTCGACAAGTCGATCCGGTTCAGTACTGTCTTCCTTCTAGTGCACAGTTGACAGATATGGTTGCGGAGTTCAGTGACAACCTTAAGGTTTCCATGATACAAAACATAGCATACAACAATGAAGAGGTAGAAATATCAAGATCTCCTCCATACTACAAAATCATCAAAGGAGTTGAAGAAAAAGACAACCTTAGTTTCTCTCCCACTAATGAAAGATACAGACTCCTTGGAGAAATCTAA
- the LOC103847032 gene encoding probably inactive leucine-rich repeat receptor-like protein kinase At5g06940 codes for MATTRFNHQFSISLALSCFFLTTFSFTEDVELTSLLRFKSSIDDPKNSLSAWSNTSSSHHCNWTGITCTRAPSLYVSSINLQSLNLSGEISDSVCNLPYLTHLDLSRNYFNQPIPLHLSACLTLETLNLSTNLIWGTIPDQISEFTALKVLDLSSNHVEGKLPEGLGSLLNLQVLNLGSNLLTGLVPNVIGKLSELLVLDLSENSYLVSEIPSSIGKLDKLEHLLLHRSGFQGRIPTSFAGLTSLKVLDLCLNNLTGSLGTSSLKSLVSLDVSQNKLTGSFPGGVCSGKSLVSLSLHSNAFEGSLPSSIGECLSLERFQVQENGFSGEFPVKLWSSPRIKIIRAGDNRFTGQVPESISMASSLEQVEIDNNLFSGEIPHGLGLIKNLYKFSASENKFDGELPPNFCDSPVLSIVNISHNTLSGKIPEIKNCKKLVSLSLAGNGFTGEIPKSLAELHVLTYLDLSANKLTGLIPRELQSLKLALFNVSYNKLSGEVPPSLVSGLPASFLQGNPGLCGPGLPRSSCSSGRSSFRIALLLLLICLALALAASLFISYRYYKKKAQCKSPWRSEFYYPLRLTEQELMKAVNESSPSDLYVLSLSTGESIAVRKLVNSRNLTSKALKAEVRTIAKIRHKNVIRVLGFCFTDELIFLIYEHTQNGSLYDTLSNPGGGGDQLQWGVRLKIALGVAQALAYISKDYVPHLLHRNLKSRNILLDKDFEPKISDFALDHIVGEAAFQTYYSCYTAPENNYSKKATEEMDVYSFGVVLLELVTGQRAEEGESLDIVKQVRRKINLTNGAAQVLDQKIMSSSCQSDMLKTLDIALDCIAVAAEKRPSLLQVIKALEGIIISSASTELLPVSA; via the exons ATGGCCACCACCAGATTCAACCACCAGTTCTCAATCTCATTGGCTCTCTCCTGCTTCTTCCTCACAACCTTCTCTTTCACGGAAGACGTCGAACTCACTTCCCTCCTCAGATTCAAATCCTCCATCGACGATCCAAAGAACTCTCTCTCAGCCTGGTCCAACACCTCTTCTTCACACCACTGTAACTGGACCGGCATCACTTGCACCAGAGCTCCTTCTCTCTACGTCTCCTCCATCAACCTCCAAAGCCTAAACCTCTCCGGCGAAATCTCCGACTCCGTCTGTAACCTCCCTTACCTCACTCACCTCGACCTCTCCCGAAACTACTTCAACCAGCCCATCCCGCTTCACCTCTCCGCGTGTCTCACCTTAGAGACTCTCAACCTCAGCACCAATCTCATCTGGGGAACGATCCCTGATCAGATATCTGAGTTCACCGCGTTGAAAGTTCTTGACTTGAGCAGTAACCACGTGGAGGGTAAGCTTCCAGAAGGGTTAGGGTCGCTACTCAATCTCCAAGTTCTTAACTTGGGGAGTAATCTGTTAACCGGTCTCGTCCCTAATGTAATAGGGAAGCTAAGCGAGCTTCTTGTTCTTGATTTGTCTGAGAACAGTTATTTAGTCAGCGAGATCCCTTCTTCTATTGGGAAGCTAGACAAGCTTGAGCACCTTCTCCTCCACAGGTCAGGCTTCCAGGGAAGGATCCCAACTTCGTTTGCCGGTTTGACGAGCTTAAAAGTATTGGACTTGTGTCTCAACAACCTCACCGGTTCTTTAGGCACTTCTTCTCTTAAGAGCTTGGTCTCTCTTGATGTATCTCAGAACAAGCTAACCGGCTCTTTCCCTGGCGGCGTTTGCAGCGGGAAGAGCCTTGTTAGCCTCTCTCTCCATTCTAATGCCTTTGAAGGTTCTTTGCCTAGCTCTATTGGTGAGTGTCTTAGTCTTGAGAGGTTTCAAGTGCAGGAGAACGGATTCTCTGGTGAGTTTCCGGTTAAGTTGTGGTCATCACCGAGGATTAAGATTATTAGAGCGGGTGATAATAGATTCACAGGTCAAGTTCCTGAGTCTATCTCTATGGCTTCATCGCTAGAGCAAGTTGAGATAGATAACAACTTGTTTTCTGGTGAGATCCCACACGGTCTTGGCCTTATCAAGAACTTGTATAAGTTCTCCGCTTCTGAAAACAAGTTTGATGGAGAGTTACCACCAAACTTCTGCGACTCGCCTGTCCTCAGCATTGTTAACATCTCTCACAACACTCTCTCAGGGAAGATCCCTGAGATCAAGAACTGCAAGAAGCTTGTCTCTTTGTCTCTCGCAGGGAATGGTTTTACCGGAGAGATACCAAAATCGCTAGCTGAGTTACACGTTCTGACATACCTTGATCTGTCTGCTAATAAGCTTACTGGTTTGATCCCTCGAGAGCTGCAGAGCCTGAAGCTCGCTCTCTTCAACGTGTCCTACAATAAGTTATCAGGCGAGGTGCCTCCCTCTCTTGTCTCCGGCTTGCCCGCTTCCTTCCTGCAAGGCAATCCGGGGCTTTGCGGCCCCGGTTTGCCTCGCTCCTCTTGCTCCTCGGGCCGGTCTAGCTTCCGTATAGCTTTGTTGTTGCTTCTGATATGTTTAGCACTTGCTCTCGCAGCTTCCCTCTTCATCTCGTATCGATACTATAAAAAGAAAGCTCAGTGTAAGAGTCCTTGGAGGTCGGAGTTTTATTACCCTCTGAGGTTAACCGAGCAGGAGCTGATGAAAGCGGTGAATGAAAGCTCCCCTTCCGACCTATACGTCCTCAGTTTATCTACTGGGGAGTCAATAGCTGTGAGGAAGCTAGTGAACTCCAGGAATCTAACATCAAAAGCCCTCAAAGCTGAAGTGAGAACCATAGCCAAGATACGGCACAAGAACGTTATTCGAGTTCTTGGCTTTTGTTTCACAGACGAGCTGATCTTCTTGATATACGAGCACACGCAAAACGGTAGCTTGTACGATACGCTATCGAACCCTGGCGGTGGTGGTGATCAGCTGCAGTGGGGGGTTAGATTGAAGATAGCGTTAGGTGTTGCTCAAGCGTTGGCTTACATTAGCAAAGACTATGTTCCACACTTACTCCACAGGAATCTTAAGTCGAGAAACATTCTCTTGGATAAAGATTTTGAACCCAAGATTAGTGATTTTGCTCTTGACCATATCGTTGGAGAAGCTGCGTTTCAGACCTACTACTCCTGCTATACTGCACCAG AAAACAATTACAGCAAGAAAGCAACAGAAGAAATGGATGTTTACAGTTTTGGAGTTGTGCTATTAGAACTTGTAACGGGGCAAAGAGCAGAAGAAGGAGAGTCTCTTGACATAGTGAAGCAGGTGAGGAGGAAGATAAACCTGACGAATGGAGCTGCTCAGGTTCTTGACCAAAAGATAATGTCCAGCTCTTGCCAATCAGACATGCTGAAGACCTTAGACATTGCTCTCGATTGCATCGCCGTCGCTGCAGAGAAACGACCTTCACTGCTTCAAGTTATTAAAGCGCTTGAGGGTATAATAATAAGCTCAGCTTCAACTGAGTTGCTTCCAGTTTCCGCATAA